ACCGTTCACTGTGATCATCTCATCAATGCTCGAATCGGCGCTCGAGATGATTTGAAGCAGGCCAATTCTGAGAATCGTGAGATTTACGAGTTCCTCCTTTCAGCCTCACAGAAATATGGAATCGGCTTTTGGAAACCGGGATCCGGGATTATACATCAGGTAGTTTTGGAAAACTATGCGTTTCCCGGTGGTATGATGACAGGAACCGACTCGCATACTCCTAATGCAGGCGGGCTGGGTATGATCGCGATTGGGGTGGGAGGCGCTGACGCGGTGGATGCCCTCACTGGCATGCCCTGGGAACTTCTCTGGCCGGGCATTATCGGAGTGAAGCTTGTGGGAGAGCTTAAGGGGTGGACTGCCCCGAAGGATGTAATCCTGAAGCTGGCCGGAATTCTCTCAGTGAAGGGTGGCACCGGTAAGGTCATTGAATATTTCGGAGATGGGACCCTTTCCATTAGCTGTACTGGAAAAGGTACAATCGCCAACATGGGTGCTGAGATTGGTGCCACTACCTCCATTTTTCCATTCGATTCAAGAATGTCCACCTATTTGCGGGCAACGGGAAGGGAGAAGGTTGCGCTCCTGGCAGAGAGCGTTTCCAACCATCTTGCGGCCGATCCGGAAGTGGCTGAAGATCCCGAAGAATTCTACGACGAAGTGATCGAGATTGATCTCTCCCTGCTTGAGCCCCATGTTGTCGGGCCCTTTACACCGGACCTGGCAAGACCTATTTCTGAATTGGCGGGTGAAGCGCGTGAGAAGGAATACCCTCAAGAAATCAGCGTTTCCCTGATCGGCAGTTGCACGAATTCTTCGTATGAAGATATCGAGCGGGCCGCGCATGTCGCCCGGCAAGCTGCAGCTAGAGGATTGAAAGCAAAAACTCCTCTCCTGGTAACCCCCGGCTCCGAACAGATCAGAGCCACCATCGAAAGAGACGGGCAGATGGAGGAATTGACTAAGATCGGAGCCCTCGTTCTCGCCAATGCCTGTGGGCCCTGTATCGGCCAGTGGAATCGACTGGATAAGGAGGAAGGGGAGAAAAACACGATAGTCACTTCCTTTAATCGCAACTTTGGCAGGAGAAATGATGGAAACCCGGCGACGCACGCATTTATCGCTTCTCCCGAGATTGTCACTGCCATGTCTCTCGATGGTAGGTTGACGTTCAACCCGCTAGCCGATGCACTGGTAAACGAGAAGAGAGAATCGGTCCGCCTCACCCCTCCGAAAGGGGAAGAACTCCCTCAAGACGGATTTGAGAAGGGTCTGGAAGGGTATGTTGCCCCACCCGAAGACGGTAGAACTGTTTCGGTTCAAGTTTCGGACAAGAGCGAGAGACTGGAATTGTTGACGCTGTTTCCGACCTGGGAAAGGGAGGATTTCGAAAACATGTTGCTATTGGGGAAGATGGAGGGAAAGTGCACGACAGATCATATTTCCCCCGCCGGACCCTGGCTCCGCTACCGGGGTCATCTGGACCGCATATCCGATAATCTCTTTATTGGTGCGGTGAACGCATATACGGGGGAAACGGGCCGGGGCAAGAATGTGTTAACGGGCGAAGAAGGGGTCCGCTTCAGCGATCTTGCACGGGATTACAAATCGAAGGATATGGGGTGGGTCATTGTGGGGGGAGATAACTATGGGGAAGGATCCAGTCGTGAACACGCGGCGATGGAACCCCGTCACTTGGGCGGAAGAGTCATTATCGCCAAGAGCTTTGCGAGGATTCATGAAACGAATCTGAAGAAGCAGGGCATACTCGCGCTGACATTCAAAGATGCCCGGGACTCGGACGACATCCAGGAAGATGCGAGGATCACCATCCATGGACTCGAAGATTTCTCTCCCGAGAAACGTCTGGAGATGACGTTCATGCACTCCGATGGCACTTCCTTCACCTGCAACGTCAATCATACGTATTCTCCCGTTCAGATTGAGTGGTTCCGGGCCGGTTCTGCCTTGAACCTGATCGCTAGTTCCGGCTGATGGAATCCCGTTTGGCTGTCGTTACAGGCGCCTCAGAGGGAATCGGTCGGGGGATCGCCGTCAAACTTGCTGAGAATTCTTATGTTTCTGTTTTGGCCGCCCGGAACCGGGAAGGACTTCAGAAAACGGGGGACGTGATCTCTAATGCAGGAGGTCAGTCAATCATTATTCCCACCGATGTTACAGAAGAAGATGACGTTGTCCGTCTATTCAGAAAGGCTGACAGTTACGGCCGACTTGATCTCCTGGTAAACAACGCCGGTGTAGCAAGCTTCAAGCCTGTAGAGGAAATATCTCTTGACGAATGGCTGGAGATGATCCAAGTCAATCTCACGGGGGCGTTTCTCTGCTGCCGCGAGGCAGTAACCCGGATGAAGAAAAGAAGAAAGGGACACATCGTCTTCATGAATTCATTTTCGGGCAAGCGTCCATTGCCCCACGGGGGAGGCTATTCGGCGGCGAAGTACGGACTGAGAGGACTGGCCGACACTCTCCGTCTTGAGGTAAGAAAGTTCAACATAAAAGTGACATCCGTCTACCCGGGTTCTGTCGATTCGTCGTGGTGGGACAAGTTTGACTACGATTTCCCCAGAAAACAGATGATTTCGGTAGAGAGCGTTGTTGATGCAGTGTGGGGAGCGATATCGCAAACAGGCCGGTCAGTCGTAGAAGAAATATTTGTGCGGCAGGTGGGGGGTGATTTCTAGTGCAGTGTTCTTGTGTTTATGCGTTCAAGACTATAGACATATAAGACAAGCGTAAACACCCTGGAACCTAAACACTTTCACATCTAAGAACCTGAACTAAACGAATTGCCATTCCCGGGATTTCACTTGCAACTCTCTTCGACGGACGGGTAAATTTCTCCGCTTTTCTGGATTCGAAAACGGAATGTTTGAACAAATTCAATCGGGGTTTGGTACTATCATTCGCACCCTTCGCGGCCTGGGCAAGATTACGGAAGAAAACATCGTTGACTCAGGGAGGAAAATCCGGCGGGCACTGCTTCAAGCCGATGTGAACCATAAAGTAGCCCGGGAGTTCGTAGATCGCATTTCCAAGAAAGCCGAGGGCTCACCCGTTCTGGACTCTGTTATGCCGGGTCAGCAGTTCGTCCGGATCATTCGTGATGAGCTGGCCAGTCTGCTGGGGGATCATTGGGAGGGGCTCCGCGAAGCGGAATCGCCCCCAACCGTCATCCTCATGGCGGGACTTCAAGGCTCAGGGAAAACCACGACGGCGGCCAAGCTGGCTTATTACCTGAAGAACGAGGGGAAAAAGCCGTATCTGGTCGCCGCTGACGTTTACCGCCCCGCGGCTGTCGATCAGCTCAAATCACTCGCCGGAGAAATGGATGTGCCCGTATGGGACGGGAAGTATCGAGATCCTGTGAAAATCTGCCGGGACGGTCTTCAGAATGCAGCCGCCATCGGTTGCGATGTGGTCATAATGGACACCGCTGGCAGACTCCACGTTGACAGTGAAATGATGGATGAGATCGCGGAGATCGCTGTTCAAATTGCTCCTCACGAGATTCTTTTCGTGGCAGATGGAATGACGGGTCAGGACGCCGTTAAGTCCGCAGGTGCCTTTTCGGCAGCCCTCGATGTAACAGGCATCATTCTCACCAAGATGGATGGCGATGCCCGGGGAGGCGCAGCACTCTCCATCAAAGCAGTGACCGGAATACCCATCAAATTCATTGGTACTCACGAAAGACCGGAAGGTCTTGAGCCTTTTCATCCGGAAAGGATGGCGGATCGAATCCTGGGAATGGGAGACATTGTTTCTCTTGTGGAGAAAATGGAAAAGGTGGTGGACCGGAAACAAGCCCATGAAGCAGCCGAAAAGATACAAAAGCAACAGCTGACGCTCGAAGATTTCCAGAGACAATTGAAACAGGTGCGGCGGATGGGTTCTCTGGACGAACTGATTGGCATGATTCCCGGTATCGGGAGGACGGGGAGCAGAATGGTCTATGATGAGAAACGCCTTATCTGGACTGACGCCATCATAAGTTCTATGACACCACAGGAGAGGGCCAATCCATCGATAATCGACGGGCGGAGACGCAGGAGGATCGCCCGTGGAAGTGGAAGAACCGTTCAGGAAGTAAATCAACTGCTTAAGGAATTCAGTCACCTGAAAAGAATGACAAAAGACCTTTCAAGGCTGAAGATAAATCGTAAGATGATGGACCAGGTAATGGCAGCATTCAAGTGAGGAGTGGACAGTGGCGACAAGCATAAGACTGAAACGGACAGGACGGAGAAACAGGCCCTCATTCAGGGTTGTGGTAATGGACTCACGGAAAAAACGGGATGGTGCCGCGATAGAGGAGCTCGGGTGGTACGACCCTATTAAGGGGAGTGACGTTTTCTCTCTCAAGGATGACCGTATTCTCTACTGGCTAAAGCAAGGAGCCCAGCCGTCAGACACGGTAAAGACTCTCATGAAGAAGTCGGGGATTGCCTACCGGTGGCATATGATGGGCCAGGGTCTGGATGAGACGGCAATTCATCAGGAGATTCAGAGGTGGACGCTGGACAAGGAAGCTCGAGAGAAAGAGAAGGAAGAAAAAAGGGCAGCAACGGAGATTGAGGAAAAACTATTGGAGGAGGAGCCGGAAGTAGCCACGAAAGCGGAGGCAGAGGAAGAAGAACCTGTAGAAGTGGCAGAGCAACCTGTTGAGGATGAAGAGGCTAAGGTTGCCGAGGAAGAGCCTGCCGAGGAACCGGAGGAAGCGGGAGTGACTGCGGCAGAGGAATCCGTTGGGGATGAAGAGGTTAAGGTTGCTGAGGAAGAGCCTGCCGAGGAACCGGAGGAGACGGAAGTGACAGCGGCCGAGGAACCCGTTGAGGGTGAAGAGGTTAAGGTTGCCGAGGAAGAGCCTGCCGAGGAACCGGAGGAGACGGAAGTGACAGCGGCCGAGGAATCCGTTGAGGATGAAGAGGTTAAGGTTGCTGAGGAAAAGCCTGCCGAGGAACCGGAGGAGATGGAAGTGACAGCGGCCGAGGAATCCGTTGAGGATGAAGAGGTTAAGGTTGCTGAGGAAAAGCCTGCCGAAGAACCGGAGGAGACGGAAGTGACCCCTGAGTCAACCGATGGAGAGGACGAGGAAAACGCCGGTGGAAACCATTCGCCGGGCGACGAGAAGAGCGAGTGATTCTCATGACCTGCATTGTAACGATACTTTGACAGAGAGTGACCATTGGAACAGGAGGGGACAGCTATGGAACAACTCATAGGTGATATCGTCAAGGATCTGGTCGACAAGCCGGACGAGGTAACAGTCACACCGGTAGAAAGTGAAAGAACGGTTATCTACGAACTGCGCGTCGGGGATGGTGACTTGGGCAAAGTCATTGGTAAGCATGGCCGGACCGCCCAGGCTATCCGTACTATAATTTCAGCTATCAGTGCCAAAGGGGGTGGGAAACGAGCCCTCCTGGAGATCGTCGAATAAGCCCGGCGCTGACGTACAAAACATCACTACAAGAAACGTAGTTTCGAACCGTGAAAGGTCTTCTCAGACTATGATGCAAATATCTATTCTGACCCCATTTCCCAATATTGTTGAGGCAATTGTTGGAGAAAGCATACTCAGGCGTGCCCGGGAGAAGGGTCTGGTCGATTATCATTCTATCGATCTCCACGATTTCGCGGAGGGGGACTACCCTCAACTCGACGACTATCCTTTTGGAGGTGGTTCAGGGATGGTCATGATGGCTGAGCCCTTTTTCAAGGCAGTGGATTACGTCCAAGGCCATTTTCCCGGAAGCGGTCAGATGAGAGTGATTCTCCCTACGCCTCAAGGCGAAATTCTTACTCAGAAGAAATCACGGGAATTCTCCAAGGCTGAGGGACTGATATTCATATGCAGTCACTATAAGGGCATTGATGAGCGTGTCCGCGAAGCGGTAGTCACCGATGAAGTTTCCATAGGAGACTATGTGGTAACAGGAGGAGAACTGCCCGCCATGGTAATCCTCGATTCTGTGGTCCGACTCGTTCCAGGAGTACTTGGGGATGAGGAATCCGCCCTGTCCGATTCTTTCGCGAATCCCCTCCTGGATTATCCTCATTACACACGGCCGGAAACGACCAGGGGCATGCACGTCCCGGAGGTTCTTCTCAGTGGACATCATAAGAGGATTGAGGTATGGCGAAAGAAACAGCGCGAAAAACGAACCCGTAGTCGAAGGCCGGATTTATGGAAACGTTATGTGGAAGAGAATTCCAAAGGGGACGGCTGAGATGGTTGAACCTTACGAACTAACAGATGAATATGTGAAGAAAGACCTTCCCGATTTTCATGCGGGAGATACTGTTGGCGTGGATATCAAAGTAACGGAAGGAGGGCGGGATCGTATTCAACGCTTTGAGGGCGTGGTGCTATCCCGGCGCGGAGCGGGTACCGATGCCACATTCACCGTTCGAAAAGTCTCGTTCGGCGTTGGCATAGAGCGTGTTTTTCCTCTCCATTCTCCTAACATTGGAAAGATCACAGTCCTCAAGCAGGGAAAGGTTCGGCGCGCCAAGCTGTACTATTTGAGAAAACTGAAAGGGAAAGCAGCCCGCATCCGGGAAAAGCGGTAGGGCACCGCCGACATCTTCGAATCTTATCGATTTCTATCTCCTTATTGATCATTCTCCCGGGAGTTCCCGGACCAGATAAATTCTGATTGTCATGTTTACCCGGGAGTCCAAGACCATCCTTTTCGTCACCGGACTTTCCCACTTTGCCATACACTACAGTATGCTCGTATTTCCCGCCGTACGGCTGGTGCTCAGAGAGGAATTTGGCGCAGAGCTGGATATCTTGGGGTGGGTGGGAGGACTAGCAGGCTTCATGTTTGGTTTGGGGGCTATTCCGGCCGGCTGGCTTGAGAGTAAGCTGGGCGGCCGATCACTTCTCCTTATCTGTCAGTGCGGGATGGCCTTGGCCGGACTTACAGCCTTCCTGGCACAGAATCTTCTCCAGTTGACCGTCGCCCTTTTTCTCTTGGGACTCTCAGCATCCATCTATCACCCGGCAGGACTGACCCTGATTTCGAAGAGAATTCGCAAGATGAGTCGAGCCCTTGGATATCATGGGATTGCCGGAAGTATGGGTCTGGCCGCGGGTTGGGTTGTGGCAGCATGGCTAGCCACCCATTTCTCCTGGCGCATCGCCTATGGCCTGGTGGTCCTTTTCTTCTCCGTTCTGGCCGTTATCACGACGATGCTGGTCCCCTCGAGACGTCGCTCCGCTCCTGAAATCGAGGCAACTTCCCCCACCGAGACGCGACTCCACCCCCTGGTTGTCTACTATGTTATTGTGATTCTCGTTGGACTGTCCTTTTACGGTTTGAACTACCTGCCGGTCCATTTCAGCGAACATTCCGGAGGAATATTGCGGAACATAGACGGTGTCTTCCGGAGCGGTCTCTTGACTACCTTTGTTTTCGTGGCAGGAGTTGTGGGTCAGATTGTGGGCGGAAGGATGGGAGACAAGTACGATAGGACAAAGCTTCTGACGTTGATTCTTTTCTTGAACGTTCCTTTTCTCGTGACTATCAGTTATGCAACCGGCTCTTGGCTGCTCGTGTCGGCTATCTGTCTGGGTGTGACTCACTTCGCTCTTCAGCCCGTTGGGAATTCTCTCATCGCCGAATTCACGCGCTCGCCATCCCGCGGACTGGGATACGGTGTCTCCTTTTTCCTCAGTTTTGGTGCGGGATCACTGGCTGAGCCCATCGGTGGTTTCCTGGCGGTCCACTACGGAGTTGAAAAACTCTTTCTTCTCCTGGCTGTCGCACTCACTGCCGCCCTCTTTCTTTCCATATATCTGAGACGAATCTCGTCAAGCGACCCTGTGAGAAACCGGGTTCTCAGACAATAATGCCTGATACTTTGTCTCCGTCTGATGTTGTCGGAACAGAGCGTCTTTTGTGCGCGCTGGTTGAAGATCCCGACTGGTGCCGGGACATGTTCTCGCATGAACTGGAGAACAATCTTGCACTCCTGCAGGGACGTAAACGCGTATATTCCTGAACTGCCAGACATAGGCCTTGATGCCCTGAACCTTTTGGAGGTCCAGGCCGGCATGGACCCCGTTTACTTCAAAAGAATATTTGGTGATGGACTGGTCGTGCACGGTGGCATCAGCGCGGCTTTGCGCGATCACCCGGACCAGATGAGGTCAGAGATGGAACGTGCTGTTCCAATAATGAAGCAGAAAGGGGGGTATGTCTTGTCCCTCGACGATTCAGTTCCCTCGAGTGTGAGTCTCAACGATTTTCAGCAAGTAATCACACTGGCAAAAGAGTTGGAAACGTGCTGAGGAGAGTAGAACTCTTCGCAGCAGCGGACCGCGTTATGGGGGCGTAAAATCTTGCATTTCACCATTCAGCCGTCTATCTTTCTTGACCGAGAGGTCTTGTGAATGAGGCTAAGGGATATTCCCTCTGTTAACATACTTTTGAACACACTGAGGTGGGAAAGGATTGAACTGCCCAGAGAATACGTCGTCGACATCGTTCGACGTGAATTATCTGCTATTCGAAAACTGGCAAAGGATGGCGATGTTCATTTTGACGAAGGGCAAATCGTGAGTCGTGTTCGCTCTGAAGTCCGGCGGCGAAACAGGGCAAGTTTGACTAATGTCATCAATGGGACAGGCATCATTCTTCACACCGGGCTTGGACGAGCACCCTTTTCTCAATCCCTCTTGCGGAAGGTGGCTGATGATATGAGAGGATATTCGGCCCTGGAATTGAATCTTCAGACCGGGAGACGGGGGGAAAGACTCCATCACATAACTCCTTTACTTAACTCACTGACAGGGGCAAAAGACTCAATCGTTGTGAATAACAACGCGGCTGCAGTACTGCTCTCTCTCAACAGCCTTGCTGAGGGAAAAGATGTCGTTGTTTCTCGGGGACAGCTGGTAGAGATCGGTGGTCTTTTTCGAATTCCTGATGTGATTCGGAAAAGCGGTGCAAGTCTGGTGGAAGTGGGCACTACCAACCGGACTCATCTTGAAGACTACGTGAATGGTCTCTCTCGGAATGCAGGCGTTATTCTCATGGTTCATACCAGTAACTATCGAATCCAGGGATTTACCAAGGAAGTTCCTCTGGTGGACCTCGCCAAACTCAGCGCGAAAAAAAGGGTGCCTTTGATTGTCGATCTGGGAAGTGGGGCGCTCTTCAACCTTGAGGAAGCCGGTCTACCTCACGAACCTGTGGTGTCCGACGCTCTTGACCAGGGAGCGAGTCTGGTCACTTTTTCCGGCGACAAACTCCTGGGAGGACCCCAGTCAGGACTCATATGCGGTAAGAAACATTTCATATCCAAGTTGCATAAGAATCCTATGTACCGTGCGCTGAGGTGCGACAAAATGACTCTTGCTCTTCTCGAACGTACACTCAGATCATATCGCCAGGCGCCGCCTGGAAGGGAGAACATGACTTACCAGCTTTTCACGACTTCTCGAAGGACGTTGATAAATCGGGGCCGCAAACTGGTTGCATCGATGAGAGACGATGATGTGAGAAAGCTGGGTGTGAGTGTGGTACATTCAGAAGTTGAGGCGGGCAGCGGATCATTACCTACCGAACTTTTGGAAAGTGCCGCACTTAGATTCCAGTCCGAGATCCTCACTCCCTCCTCGTTGTCAGAACGCTTCAGAAAATGGAACCCGCCCATTGTGGGATACAGTTCAAGAAACCGCTTTTATCTGGATCTCAAGGCGATCCCGGCGGA
This portion of the Candidatus Neomarinimicrobiota bacterium genome encodes:
- a CDS encoding aconitate hydratase, coding for MVANEAPRDFETIQNVYRSYEERISHARKLFGRPLTLTEKNLASHVYGPLSKVPERFRSNVTFRPDRVAMQDATAQMALLQFMQVDRTHTAVPCTVHCDHLINARIGARDDLKQANSENREIYEFLLSASQKYGIGFWKPGSGIIHQVVLENYAFPGGMMTGTDSHTPNAGGLGMIAIGVGGADAVDALTGMPWELLWPGIIGVKLVGELKGWTAPKDVILKLAGILSVKGGTGKVIEYFGDGTLSISCTGKGTIANMGAEIGATTSIFPFDSRMSTYLRATGREKVALLAESVSNHLAADPEVAEDPEEFYDEVIEIDLSLLEPHVVGPFTPDLARPISELAGEAREKEYPQEISVSLIGSCTNSSYEDIERAAHVARQAAARGLKAKTPLLVTPGSEQIRATIERDGQMEELTKIGALVLANACGPCIGQWNRLDKEEGEKNTIVTSFNRNFGRRNDGNPATHAFIASPEIVTAMSLDGRLTFNPLADALVNEKRESVRLTPPKGEELPQDGFEKGLEGYVAPPEDGRTVSVQVSDKSERLELLTLFPTWEREDFENMLLLGKMEGKCTTDHISPAGPWLRYRGHLDRISDNLFIGAVNAYTGETGRGKNVLTGEEGVRFSDLARDYKSKDMGWVIVGGDNYGEGSSREHAAMEPRHLGGRVIIAKSFARIHETNLKKQGILALTFKDARDSDDIQEDARITIHGLEDFSPEKRLEMTFMHSDGTSFTCNVNHTYSPVQIEWFRAGSALNLIASSG
- a CDS encoding SDR family oxidoreductase, translated to MAVVTGASEGIGRGIAVKLAENSYVSVLAARNREGLQKTGDVISNAGGQSIIIPTDVTEEDDVVRLFRKADSYGRLDLLVNNAGVASFKPVEEISLDEWLEMIQVNLTGAFLCCREAVTRMKKRRKGHIVFMNSFSGKRPLPHGGGYSAAKYGLRGLADTLRLEVRKFNIKVTSVYPGSVDSSWWDKFDYDFPRKQMISVESVVDAVWGAISQTGRSVVEEIFVRQVGGDF
- the ffh gene encoding signal recognition particle protein; protein product: MFEQIQSGFGTIIRTLRGLGKITEENIVDSGRKIRRALLQADVNHKVAREFVDRISKKAEGSPVLDSVMPGQQFVRIIRDELASLLGDHWEGLREAESPPTVILMAGLQGSGKTTTAAKLAYYLKNEGKKPYLVAADVYRPAAVDQLKSLAGEMDVPVWDGKYRDPVKICRDGLQNAAAIGCDVVIMDTAGRLHVDSEMMDEIAEIAVQIAPHEILFVADGMTGQDAVKSAGAFSAALDVTGIILTKMDGDARGGAALSIKAVTGIPIKFIGTHERPEGLEPFHPERMADRILGMGDIVSLVEKMEKVVDRKQAHEAAEKIQKQQLTLEDFQRQLKQVRRMGSLDELIGMIPGIGRTGSRMVYDEKRLIWTDAIISSMTPQERANPSIIDGRRRRRIARGSGRTVQEVNQLLKEFSHLKRMTKDLSRLKINRKMMDQVMAAFK
- the rpsP gene encoding 30S ribosomal protein S16; the encoded protein is MATSIRLKRTGRRNRPSFRVVVMDSRKKRDGAAIEELGWYDPIKGSDVFSLKDDRILYWLKQGAQPSDTVKTLMKKSGIAYRWHMMGQGLDETAIHQEIQRWTLDKEAREKEKEEKRAATEIEEKLLEEEPEVATKAEAEEEEPVEVAEQPVEDEEAKVAEEEPAEEPEEAGVTAAEESVGDEEVKVAEEEPAEEPEETEVTAAEEPVEGEEVKVAEEEPAEEPEETEVTAAEESVEDEEVKVAEEKPAEEPEEMEVTAAEESVEDEEVKVAEEKPAEEPEETEVTPESTDGEDEENAGGNHSPGDEKSE
- a CDS encoding KH domain-containing protein; translated protein: MEQLIGDIVKDLVDKPDEVTVTPVESERTVIYELRVGDGDLGKVIGKHGRTAQAIRTIISAISAKGGGKRALLEIVE
- the trmD gene encoding tRNA (guanosine(37)-N1)-methyltransferase TrmD, which translates into the protein MMQISILTPFPNIVEAIVGESILRRAREKGLVDYHSIDLHDFAEGDYPQLDDYPFGGGSGMVMMAEPFFKAVDYVQGHFPGSGQMRVILPTPQGEILTQKKSREFSKAEGLIFICSHYKGIDERVREAVVTDEVSIGDYVVTGGELPAMVILDSVVRLVPGVLGDEESALSDSFANPLLDYPHYTRPETTRGMHVPEVLLSGHHKRIEVWRKKQREKRTRSRRPDLWKRYVEENSKGDG
- the rplS gene encoding 50S ribosomal protein L19 translates to MVEPYELTDEYVKKDLPDFHAGDTVGVDIKVTEGGRDRIQRFEGVVLSRRGAGTDATFTVRKVSFGVGIERVFPLHSPNIGKITVLKQGKVRRAKLYYLRKLKGKAARIREKR
- a CDS encoding MFS transporter; the protein is MFTRESKTILFVTGLSHFAIHYSMLVFPAVRLVLREEFGAELDILGWVGGLAGFMFGLGAIPAGWLESKLGGRSLLLICQCGMALAGLTAFLAQNLLQLTVALFLLGLSASIYHPAGLTLISKRIRKMSRALGYHGIAGSMGLAAGWVVAAWLATHFSWRIAYGLVVLFFSVLAVITTMLVPSRRRSAPEIEATSPTETRLHPLVVYYVIVILVGLSFYGLNYLPVHFSEHSGGILRNIDGVFRSGLLTTFVFVAGVVGQIVGGRMGDKYDRTKLLTLILFLNVPFLVTISYATGSWLLVSAICLGVTHFALQPVGNSLIAEFTRSPSRGLGYGVSFFLSFGAGSLAEPIGGFLAVHYGVEKLFLLLAVALTAALFLSIYLRRISSSDPVRNRVLRQ
- the selA gene encoding L-seryl-tRNA(Sec) selenium transferase, which translates into the protein MRLRDIPSVNILLNTLRWERIELPREYVVDIVRRELSAIRKLAKDGDVHFDEGQIVSRVRSEVRRRNRASLTNVINGTGIILHTGLGRAPFSQSLLRKVADDMRGYSALELNLQTGRRGERLHHITPLLNSLTGAKDSIVVNNNAAAVLLSLNSLAEGKDVVVSRGQLVEIGGLFRIPDVIRKSGASLVEVGTTNRTHLEDYVNGLSRNAGVILMVHTSNYRIQGFTKEVPLVDLAKLSAKKRVPLIVDLGSGALFNLEEAGLPHEPVVSDALDQGASLVTFSGDKLLGGPQSGLICGKKHFISKLHKNPMYRALRCDKMTLALLERTLRSYRQAPPGRENMTYQLFTTSRRTLINRGRKLVASMRDDDVRKLGVSVVHSEVEAGSGSLPTELLESAALRFQSEILTPSSLSERFRKWNPPIVGYSSRNRFYLDLKAIPAEEYQVLRKAMKEIAKGVS